TTTTTTTTATTTTATAAATAATTTTTAGAGGAACTTCCCAATTAAACCCTAATCTATTTTGTTTTAATCTTTCAAATTTTTTTATTTCATTAAAAAAATCATTTACGCAGTCTATATTATTATTGTTATTGTTTTCGTAATTTTTAATTTGAAAACTAAAATCATCCTTAAATTTTATTGAAACTTCCTGTCTGTTTTCTTCAATCTTCAACTTTTCATATTCTCTAAATAATGATATCGGCAAAACAACTGCTTTAAATTTATTTTCACCGAGATTTTGTTCATTGGCTATACTATAAAATTTAAATCTTTTTTTATTTTTAAAGATTAAATAAACAAGCAAAGCTATGATGATAATTATAATTAACGATTTAACGATAAGAACTAATACTATATTTTTATTTGCAGAAAAAAACAAATATCCGGATAAAATATCTATTATATTTGTAAAATAAACGCTCAATATCCCTAATACAACGAGCCATAAACTGATTAAAAAACTTAAAAAGATATAATCTTTGTGTTTTTTTAATAATTTAATCTTATTATGCATTATTGAAACATTTAATCATAATTATTTAGATTGGAGGACTATTGAAAAACGTTGAAAACGACTTTCGATAATATTTGCATAGTTATTCAATAAAATAACAGTTTATATTTAATAGGTATATTTTTTTTAATCTGTAATGTCAAGTAATATTTATAAAAAATTAGGTTAATAACTGTTAAATAACCCGCTTATATCAAGAAATATCTTATAGCGATAGCGATATAAAAATAAAAAATAATTCAAACCATTAAATTTAAAAAATTATAAATTATTTAATTGCAATACACAATGCAATAATAATTATAAATTATTTTATCAAATATAAACAATTTGTCTGTATTTGTAACCAAAAACAACATTGTTTTTTTATTTAATAATTTAATAATTTCTAAACAAAAAACTTCTTATTTTTTAAAATTTTTTTAAGTTAAAATAATTACATTTAAATATGCGGTTTATCTAATAATTCGTAATTTAGAGCGTTTCTGAACATATATTGATTCCAGAACATATATTGAGGAGATTTATTTTGAAAAATTAAGAATTTTTTGATTGCAAAATACAATTATAACTATATTAAATATAAATGAAATATACCTTTTTTCTGCCCGCAAGCGAGTCCGAAAATTTCCTTTTTATGTCTAAACTCGAAGAGCCTGTGGCTATTACCTTTAGGTTAGTAAAATGATCGTGTAAAAGTTTTAACGCGTTAGAGGGGTCGCTAAGAAGCTGAATTTCGTCTAAAATCAGAAGGGATGGCTTTTTAATATCTATGCCTTCGATTGATAAAAAATTTTTAAGCGTGTCAATGCTTGGATGGTTAAAACGGCTCCTATATGACATATCCTCAAGGTCTATATAAAGCGAGTTGAACGAATTTTGGGAGTTAAGCACGTTGATGGAGTTTGATGACGAACCGGAGACAGATTTACAGGAATTAGATTTATCATTGATGGATTTATCTTGATTGTATGAACACTACTTCTCGTCCGGCAATTTCTTCCCAAATTAATTTTATTATATCTCTGTCGAATATCATAAATACAAAATATTAACATTAAGGTTATTGCAAAATTCAATTCATTTTATTCAATTTATTAAGTTATGAAATAATTTAATTATAAATAATTGTATTGTATACAATTTACATAGTTATTTGTTTATATACATATAAATTTTACATAGCAATTATACCATGAAGCTATTTTTAAAATCAATAATAATTAATTATGTATTAGCCCTCCCCCCCCCCCCAATTGACTGGAATAAAATTAGACACTATAATTAAGTCAATAGGAGTTACTTTACACTAAAATACCGGGGAATTTAAACGCTCTTTCCCTGAGGAAATTATATTAACATTAACAACTTTCTCAGCGTAATCTCAGACATAGAATTTATCGTCTCCAACCCTTGAGCTATGTTTTGCTGCCGTTTACATTATCAAGGACAGGGGGATTATTATTTAAATATTCCAAAAGAAAAGCTTTCGAAACCTTAACTTGATTTTTTACTTAATTATCTATATAATAAAAGTAAGAAATACTTACTTATTAAGGAGATTTGTATTATGGAAACTACAAGCATGTCCGTTAAAGGTCAGGTGGTAATACCTAATAAAGTTAGAAAAGCGTTGGGTTTAAAGCCAAATTCCAAACTGATTATAATTCAGGACGGGGGCAATATACTTCTAAAGCCTATAGAAGAACCAGAATTAAAGGATTTTAAAAATCTTATCGCCATGGGGGATGAAATTTCTAAAAAATTAAACCTAAAGCGCAAGGATGTCGGTATGGTTATAAAAGAAACAAGGGATAAACAAAAATGCGTATAGTAATCGATACCAATATATTTTGCTTTGCAATTCCGACCGTTCTCGCGGCCTTAGAAATATTATGGTCATTTTCTTTTAACAATTTTTCCAATCTCTCCTTTGTCCATTCCGTTTTCTTGTCAGGTTTTAAAAATTCATATCTGTCCCAATCTTTGATATAAAAATACAGCTCCTTAACCCAACTTCACCACTAAAGTCCAAAAACCGTTGATGTTCCTATATCTCATTTTTTCTATGGGGACTACACGATATTATGCAATAAAAATTTGAAATAAAATTGCGGAATATTCGGGAGATAATAAATATAAATTTATAAATTTACGTTTATTAAACCGTCACTTTCTCCTGATTTATCGTCACAGAATGTATAATACCAAA
This genomic stretch from Candidatus Acididesulfobacter guangdongensis harbors:
- a CDS encoding AbrB/MazE/SpoVT family DNA-binding domain-containing protein; protein product: METTSMSVKGQVVIPNKVRKALGLKPNSKLIIIQDGGNILLKPIEEPELKDFKNLIAMGDEISKKLNLKRKDVGMVIKETRDKQKCV